TGCATTTGTGTATTTTGTTTGAGACATTTTCAGAAGCATACGTTAACACAATAAATTGCTAATTTCTATTTGTCTTTTTTGGTATTAATGAGATGCATGGTTTCTGATGTATATTTTCTCATATTGCCCAGGGCTATAGTAAAAAGTTTAAAGTTCGCGCAGTATGAAGTTTGTCTTGTTTATAGGGGATGACTATCAGGTTCTCTGGTTTATTATGGATCCAAAAATGATGGTGTGTTTCCAATTTTCCCTCTCGATTATTTTAAAGCTGTTTGTTCATTCTATTCAACATCCTCAGTTCAGTGGACAATGGTTAAACTTTATGAAACATCTAACATGATCCTGGGAGCATTTTAATTGTTTCCTATCCCACCTGTAGCATTTTTCTCTTTGTTTTAGAAAGAGTAAAAACATAATATTTTTTCCTGTTTTAACTTAGCGTTGCTAGGTTGGTTATATTGAACTCTAGTAAACAAAGAACAGCCATATGTCTGAGCAGGAAATCAGTACGTCCTCCAAGAAATCTCTTCCTAGATCTGTAAAACATTCAATTTACAAAGTGGTGAAAATGTTCCAAGTCTTTTCATAAAATATACAAGTCATAAAGGTATTCTTAATGAAGCAGTGTGAGTTCTGCCTTGGAAAGGAGTGGTGAATTGTACCGTGTAGTCTGGATATATCTCATAAATATTGTTCAATGTTATTAATGTGATAGGTGAGCCGGCCCCATCCCAGTGACCATCCCTTGCTGATCCTGTTCCTTGTGGGTGGAGTCACGATCTCAGAAGTCCGAGTGATAAAAGACCTAGTTTCAACATACAAACCAGGCTGCCAGGTGAGTAACATTTGCATTTGACTAACGTGGTGAGTCATCATTGTTTGTGGTAAATGGTTGTCCCTCTGTCTTAAACAGCTCTGTGATTTAGGATTATGCTGAGTTAGCTGGCCTGTCATCTTCACATTTGACTTTCATGGGCTCGGGCCCAATACAATCCAATaacaagactggagggtggcaaatgttggacctctattcaagaagggctgcagggaaaatgctgagaactatagggCAGTGAGCTTGACATCTATAGTCGGAAAGTTAATAGAGAATATTCTGCGGGATAGGACATACAGCCATTTGGATGGATAGAggctgattggggatagtcaacatggttttgtatgtgggaagtcgtgtctcacaaatctgattgacttttttgaagacatgaccaaaaaggtcgatgagggcagagctgcagatgttgtatacaaggatttcagtaaggcgttcgacaaggttccacatggtaggctgctctggaaggttagatcacatgggatccaaggagagatagctgaatggatagaaaattagcttccttgaaggaagcagagggtgatggtggaggttgcttctcggactggaggcctatgactagtgatgtgcctcagggttcggtgctgggctcatTACTGTTTGTCTTCTACATTCATGATCTGGATgatttggcggtgctggctcgaagggctgaatggcctactcctgcacctattgtctattgagaacatacatggcaagattagcaagtttgctaatgatacaaaagtaggtggATTTGCAGATCGGCAGCAGgaacttgatcgattggccaggtgggctgaggaatggtagatggaatttaatacagagaaatgtgaggtaagCACTGAGTGGAGATGCAGGTGAGGCAGacgttcacttgcatctccttcaACTTGATctgctgtatccactgttccaggtgtcaactcccatacatcggcgagaccaagcgcagactcggccatcgtttccctgaacacctcccctcagtccgctaagcctacctgatctcccaattgctcaacatttcaactccccctcccattcccacactgacctttctgtcctgggcctcctccattgtcagagtgaggcccagcgcaaattggaagaacagcacctcatatttagtttGGGTAgcaacccagcggtacgaacattaacctctaacttcaagtagcccttgctttcccactctctccattccctccccttcccagtcttacttctccgactacattttatctctgtaccgcccactctgctgacatcaatctgaagaagggtctcgacccgaaacgtcatccgttccttctctccagaaatactgcctgcccgctgagttactccggcattttgtgtctatataccaGGTTTCCTGCTCTTTACATGCCTTTTCCTGTATATCCACACCCAACTAATAGCCATCACTTTTGTTGTTAAGAGAAAGTTTAAGAAAATTAATTTCAATATAATTTGTTGTGATACCAGAGCACAAAACTGCAGATTAGGAGATAATATTTCCATTCATTATATTTCAACTAGAAAACCACTTCAATTCCCTCACCTTGGCATacaattgcttcttaaataatTCAAAGTTTCTACTTCCAATTTTCTCTTTAGAAGTCTAATCCGTGCGTTAATCATAGTAATAGAGAGTATTAGCTtcagggagtggttggacagacttggaatggtttctctggaatgccagaggttgcagggagacctgatagaagtatataaaaatataagAGGTATAAGTAGGGTCGACAGTCAACCTATTTTCAAGGATGGAAAtagcaaatactagagggcataactgaaGTGAAGGGAAAAGCTTAAGAGAGTTGTGCGTAATGTGCGTAAaggagtttttttacacagagggtggtgagtgcctggaacacgctgcttgGTGCAATGGTCgaggcagatacgttagtgacatttaagagacttttggataagcacatggatatgcagggaatggagggatctggattatgtgcaggcagataaggattGGTCTGaggatcatgttcagcacagacattgtgggctgaagggcttgttcctgtgctgtactgttctttgagaAACAAATTTATCAATGAGTCTGAAATTTGCCCATATTAATGTAAACCAATGCTCCCTCAATTCTCGATTAACTTTTGGGTGATTGTTTTAGACAGTTTTTCTTTTTGCCTCATTCTCTTGCATACCAAACAACATCCCCCTTCATTCCTCTCCACATTTTTCCTCATTCCCCAATTTCTCAGATTGGGTGCACAAACTGGTTTCTGCAGTACTCACAGCAAAGTAACTGAGGCTGAGCATATTCTGCTTCAAAACATATCCTGGCCATTGTAtcaggataaacctgggaacaaAGCTTTATCTGGCCATTAACTCCTCGTGCAATGTAACTAAGCTTAGAGGTAGAATCAAAAGcaagtctttttttgttgttgtcattAACATTTGAATTAAGAGTTTGGCATGGAGAATTTCACATATTTCACGAACAAAATTCCAAACGTGATCACATCATGTATTTTCATTTGCAAATTAATTTCCTCCTCAAAAAATAATGCATTTAGTATGGACCCATGGGGTTTTTCATTCGTGTTAAAAGGGCCTTATGTTAGGGAATTTCAGTCAGGCATTTGCTACAGAAAACAAATATGCTGGCAATGCAAGGCAGCTTGATTGCCAGTTGAAAGAGAAAACCATGCTAACATTCGTGTTGTGACCTTCAAGGGAACTCTGGTTTCAAATTCTCCCCAAAACATTAACAATGCTGGCaagttttattttctttaaagCGTTGATCAACCTGCTGTGCATGGCATTACCTCAGATTTTTCAAATTTCTAACATTCCAGCAGTCAGGAGTTTCTTTTATCTGATTCTAGAGAATcaggaggggaaaaaaatcaggAGTAACATATCCTTAGTGTGTTGGGTGCCGAGGTCAACTGACATTGCAGCAGAATATCTCTTTAGAGTTACATATTAGTGTCTTCTCAGAGCTCATCCTACATTGTGTAATTTAAAACCGGAGAAGTGTTAAATCACAATTTCATTTAGATCACCGTGCTGTTCTCAACCTGGCAAAGGTTGCAATCAACCAAGACGTACACGTTGGCTCCAACAAATGAGCCAATTTtgcactattttaaaaatctgataCTGCCCCTTTTAAGAATGCTGAGCTAATTACAGGTCCAGTTGTAATGTATCAATTTTGTGTAGATCTTACTCATGTTGCAGGTTATTTATTCTTTGTAATACCATTCTGTAAATGATTCTCCCAAAATCAGTTTTCATTATTCGCAGAGTATCACTGGGGTCTGATAACATTTCTGGTTCAACTTGGTTTACATTCTTGTGTGATAATATATACAAAGTCAATACATATATCTCACTTTGAAAAATTGGGTATTTTAATGTCATGAAATTGTTTTGAGAGGATTTACTTTACACTTGATTGACGCTTGAATATGCATTCTTTCAGTTGAACTGAGTCAAAATAATGATGATTCATGAATGTGCCTTGACAATGGACGTGGCAGGCAATCCATGTCCTGTCCCAACAGGTGTCCACTTTCTGCACATAATCAGGAGCAAAGCCTTGACCAATTGTCTATTCTaatccagtgtaagaaaataactgcagatgctggtacaaatcgaaggtatttattcacaaaatgctggagtaactcagcaggtcaggcagcatctcaggagagaaggaatgggtgacatttcggatcaagacccttcttcagactgatgtcaggggggtgggacaaaggaaggatataggtggagacaactgggaagggggtggaaagggagggaaaaaggaactatctaaagttggagaagtcaatgttcatactgctgggctgcaagctgcccaagcgaaatatgaggtgctgttcctccaatttccggtgggcctcactatggcactggaggaggcccatgaaagcaaggtcagactgggagtgggagtgctcagccaccgggagatcaggttggttaaggcagactgagcgaaggtgttgagcgaaacaatcgccgagcctgcgtttggtttcgccgatgtaaagaggttgacatctagagcaggggatacaatagatgaggttggaggaggtgcaggtgaacctctgtctcacctggaaagactgtttgggtccttggatggagttgaggagggaggtaaagggacaggtgttgcatttcctgcagttgctggggaaagtgcccggggatggggtggtttgggtaggaagggacgagtggaccagggagttacggagggaacggtctctgcgaaacgcagaaaggggaggggatgggaagatgtggccagtagtggggccccgttgtaggtgatggaaatgttggaggaggatttgttggatacactggcagatggggtggaaggtgagaacgagggggattctgtccttgttacgaatgggggagggggagcaagagcggagcttcaggatgcagaagagaccctagcgagagcctcatctataatggaagaggggatgccccgtttcctgaagaatgaggacatctctgatgccctagtatgaaacacctcatcctgggcgcagatgcggcgtagaaattgggagtaggggatactttttgcaggagacagggtgggaagaagtgtagttcagatagctgtgtgagtcagtgggtttatagtagatgtcagtcactagtctgtctcctgtgatggagatggtgaggtccaggatCGGGAGATGTCGgaaatagtccaagtatatttacgggcaggatggaaattggaagtgacatgtatgaagtcagtgagttctgcatgggtacaagaggtagcaccaatgcagtcgtcgatatagcggaggtagagttcggggatggggccagtgtacgtccggaacagggattgttcgacgtacccgacaaagaggcatgcatagctagggcccatgcgagtgcccatagctacgcctctggtttggaggaagtgggaggagtcaaaagagaagtggttaagggtaagaaccagctgtgctaggtggaggagagtgttagtagatggggattggctggttctacggtcgaggaagaaacggagggcttctagaccatccttgtgggggatggaagtgtagagtgactgaacatccatggtaaagatgagggagtgggggcctggaaaacggaagttatcaaggagatggagagcatctgaagtgtcttggacgtaggtggggagggatttgaccaggggggataggatggagtcgaggtaggtggaaataagttcagtgggacatgagcaggcagaaacaatgggtctgccgggagagttctgtttatggattttaggtagggggtaaaatcgggccgtgcggggctggggaacgataagtttggaggcattagagagtagatcgccggaaatggtgaggtccctgatggtgctgatgattaaggtctggtgtttgtcggtggggtcatggtccaaggataggtaggaagaggtgtctgagagttgtcgtctggcctcggtccggtagaggtcagcccgccagactaccacagcaactCCCTTGTCAtcgggtttgatgactaattcCTAATCCAGGGTCATTTTCACTGATGTTAGCCATGTGACCATTGGTCATCATTTTCTACATGTATCCTGGATCAATGAGAGTAGGTATGTTTCATAAATCATGACAAACAAACTTGATACTAGGATTATTTATTGGTGTTATGTATTTGTGACTCCAATGTGCAAGATTTTTCACGATTAATTAGGTAACTGATTGATGAACATGTGGCTCAGATTTGCTTTACCTTTTGTTTTTAGGTGATTGTGTTGTCCACTCGACTGTTAACTCCACTTGATGTGACTCAGCTCATCTTTGCAAATGACAGACTACATCCCGATATTGGAGTGTAACAAATACATCGTTGCTGACCAAAAATTGCTTGTATTCTGCAAAATTTGACAGAAATCCCAGATTTCTGACTGgatatatgaaaataaatattggTCATATCTGGCTGAATGCTCAACTGTTTATGTGCCTATCTGACTTAATCTAAATTAACTTGGTATTTTTGGAATATTACTGTGATTCTATGCTATCACCCACTGTTTTACATGACACTATAGGCTGTGGGGATATTTTCTAATCCATCCTTAAAAACCTGTTCTCTTATTAAACATATTGAATTGTATAGAAATGTTTTCCATGCTGAAAATAGGTACGTCTTCAAAACAAACAGGTTTATGTCAATAATTCTTCAGCACTGTCTTGTATTTAACTTGGACTTTAATAAACTTCCAGCAAATGATAGTGTATGGGTAGCTTTTTCTAATCTTCTAAAGTCTACAGGCTGTCTGGTTAGGTCAGAATTCCATTACCAAGAGCTGTCTGTAAACTGTTTTCTGTGTAAGTCAGTCATGTCTGTTTTCTATAGCAACCCATATTTGTATCGCTGTACATGCACTGGGCacaattctttcatttcattgattACTCACCTGAACCCTaccataatttaaaaaatggaataTACAGTATCCAGTCATTAATGATTACTACAACAATTTTTTCAAAAACATGGGAGAATTTGGGTAAATTTGGATTTCTGTAAACATGATTATTCGTAACATAGGTAGCTGCTGAACTGACAATCTCACCTTTCACTTTGTACTTTATAATCTTTTTGATTTCAAGTTTTTCATGCAGCTTGAAAGAAATTTAAATGAGCCAAAAGAAAATTAGCAATTCCCTGCCCCCATTCAGCTTGTTTGTGTGCTATGCAATTAGGTTGAGTACACAGCAACATGTGTTATTTTTGCACTTTATGAGGTGCTTTGTTCTTTAAAAAGGAGCACATAAGTTGTATTTAAAACTTGTTTCCACTGGCAATATCTATACTGCATATTCCACAATTGTATTATTTTCATGTGAAAATTACATTGGCCTTTGCTTTTAGATAGAATTTTGTTTCTATATATAAACCATCAGACAACAGAATTGGAGGAGCAgattaaggccatttggcccaaaacATCTACTCTattattcaatcatggatgacctatctttccctctcaaccccattttcctgcattttccccataatccttgtcacccgtactaatcaagaatctgtcaatctcagctttaaaaacaCCAAATGACttcacctccacagccctctgtggcaatgaattccagatacaccacctgtctaaagaaattcctcctcatctcctttctaaaggtgcatccttttattccgttctgccctctggttctggactcccccactagtggaaacatcctctctttccaggcctttcactattggtaagtttcaatgagatccccttcatctttctaaacttcaGCAAGTACAGGCTATCATAGGATTTTAATGGGTTACTAGCCAAGTATGCCACCATTTGGGTGAAACGCATTGAGGGGTAACTAAAGTAGAAAGGTGAATATTTTATCATTTGGGCATTACaccatttaatttttaaattgaagAGAATAAACCAGAGCATGCCAataggtcataagtcataaggaataggagaattaggccattcaagtctactccacccttcaatcatggctgatcgatccctccctcctaaccccattcccctgccttctgccTATAACTGACACacatcctaatcaagaatctatctctgccttaaaaatatcaactgacggcctccacagccttctgtggcaaataattccacagattcagcacctttTTGTGTTCTCAAAGTTTTCATAAAGTTAGAGGATAAAAACAACTTGTTTCTCTGCCACAAATGCAGCAGATGAAATAGGTTCTGAAATTGTTCAAGTTCCATAGAACTACACAGAAACAGCTGCTACCttttaaatgcattttaattGTCGTAGACAGTCCTTCTATAACATTCTAGGGCTGGGGGAAGGGACGGTGGGGAACATCTGCAGATACACAATAGATCATGCCAGTTACCTTGGGATGCATATTTCAGGTAGTGGAATTGTTATGAATGGTGGCAGAGAGACGTGGAATTATCACTTGATGCAGCTATATTCATCAGTACTCATTTCTAATAGCACTAAAGTATTTTCAATGGCAAAGAAACGAGTTCTTGTACTTGGTGCTCGAGTTTCCTACCACATCAAAGGCTTGCATATCAGTGGATTAAATGGATTTAAGTTATTTGTGAAGAGTGGTAGTTTGAGGAGCTATTGAAATCAAAGGAccaatttccttgctgtatgattctatgaagcAGCTATTGAGCAGGGGATTTGCAAATGCAAGTTATTTTATTTGAAGGACACAGGTTTCAAATGTAGATTGCATTTACAGAGTTTGTGTACTGTACTGCTGGAATTTAAGGGAATGCGATTTTATAATTGTCTTTCAATGGTGTaagactggtttaaatcaaatgaAATCAATATTGAAGACATTCTCCAACAACTAACTTCATTAAATAGGCAATCCACTCAACCATTTATTACTACACACGTTTTCCAGTGTGTCTGAACATGCTaatgtgggaagggatgaatctcGTGCCAGCTACATTTTATGTTAAGTGTTCCATGAACATAGTCACTCAAATTTTACTTCTTTGCAGTTGATGTTTCCAGATGTCATTTTTCAAAGCCGTTTCTATGTTACTCTAGCTTTAAAGTTCAGAATCTCTCATACACACAGTACTTCTGTTATTTTTAAAGCCACAAAATAGAAAAGAAATCCAGGTTACTGCTGTATAATTTCATGTTATTCCACTCCTGAAATCTGATGTGGTCAACTTCCATTTCGCGACAAATTCATCGTACTAAATGGCCAAGAGGCAGAGATAATATCAAATCCTTTACAATGTTTTAACTTGGCCTTAATACATTCAGTGGCATGTATTTTCCTTATGTAGACATTTAATTGGTTGTActtaaaatatttaacatttaaatGTGAAAAACTTAAAGCAAGCAACAGTATATTTTGAGATTAATAAACTCTGGCCCAACTTGAAATGCAGGCATAAGCAACCCACTCGACAAACATGGTATTAGAAAACTGCAATTGTTAGGATTAGAAGTGGTTAAAGTGCTTGGTTGCCCAAGTCCACTTGGAACCCAGCTGATTACATCGACTGGATAATGGAAGGTGGTAAAATAAACAGCAAATGTGCAAACACTAAAGAGCGTAACTTGGGCTTGACAAGGTAAGGGTAAGGTGAATATGACATTCTACAAAAGTAAATAACAAACCCCTCAAAGCATGAGCACATTTGGTTCAACTATTTTCCACGTTGGAAGGCTCAGGGCCTTTGTAGAAGAATCCCTGCAGTAAAGACATTTCTACACCCGTTGCACTCAAGACGGCACGAAAGCTAATGCGTTAAAACAGAAGCTGACTGGCAAAACCCAGCTGGACAATATGCTAGTTTTATTTAATCAATTCTCATTTGAATTCCTGCAGTTTTAAATCAGAATGCAAGTTCtttgggggggcaggggagaataAGTGTAATTGCAAGCCCTTGTATCACATTCATCATATTATTCATggtcattattttttttttgggggggggggggggggggaagaaaggagagAAGTGAAAGCAGATTTTGGACAGCACTGAATACTACCTGCTGGGCAAAAAGTGCAAACAATGCAATGCGGCCCACGCAGTTGTTTTATTTAAAACAAAGTTGCTCATGGAAACTGGACAAATCAAAGCTACGTCCAACATTTGACATACATAAGCAaccagcctcatctataatgtggAGACGATTCCATACTTTTCACTGTTTCTTGCAGAGCAGAGCTCTGCCGATTTCCTGTTATGTACTCCTCTTAGACTCCACAAGGTGGGATTACCCTCCCTTTCAAGCTGGTAAAACAGTACCATAGAACAAAGCAATTGTTGGTACCCAGAAGTTACTGATAAATAATCAATTTCTGATAACAGAAAAGTTACAGACTCTGGTTTGAAAAAGTTTTGACCCAGCTGGCCACCCATCACTGCATGTTTTTCAAAATCACGATAAAAAAGTTGAACAAACAAACCCTGCAAGGCATCTAATAGGGAGCACAGAGGTAAACTTCATGTAGTTTGTCTGCTCCCACCATATTCAATAAAATAGCCAAGGTCTCTCATGCCCATTTTCAAGACCACTACTTGACAATGATCAACAGTCCAAGCAAATGAATACATGGGTAGTCTGTTCTGGACAAGTCTTCAGTTTCTGGGTATAACGTTAGTTTTCCAAAACTTAGTGCTCAGTTTGATGCCATGTTTTGCAAATCCATGACCAGAAGATTTTCAGCTGTCAGTTCAGACAGATGTTGCAGTCCGTACTTTTGCAGAAAGAGCTTGCTTGAAACGTCGCCTTAGGTCTAGCATATTGGGTGATTTTGGCCTGGCTATAATGGATGTTTTTCTCTTTTCAGCATTGCTGCTCATTTGTTGTTTACTTATTTCTTTGCAAAGCACATGAAATGCATTGTACACATCGTTATAGTTTTCACTGGCTGACACTTCGTAGTAGGTGCACCCGAGAACATTTGCTAACTGGAGGCCATGATGAGGTTCCACTTGCTTGGCATGTAGGAGGTCAGCCTTATTTCCTACAATTATGACCGGAACTCTATTTTCTGGATGGACACGGCAGACATGTTGATGAAGGTGACTAATTATTTCATAGCTTTTGTAGTCTGTAATTGAATACACTAACACAATTGCATCAGCCCACTGAATAGATCTGTTAAGTAGGTTGTTGCAACTCAGACTCTGTCCATTTACCTGTAAAAATAAATAAGATTTTATCAAGTTTGTTTTAAAATGCAAATTCTGAAAAGTGTCATAGTATTGATAATATTGTAAGCAGAAACACGATGAatagaaatgtcaccaattccatcTAGTTTAAAAACTGCAGTGAAAGGTTTGTAGACAAGGGCTTAAAAGGTCAAATACAAAAGCTATCCAAATGTGCTTGTTGCATTTCTAGATCGTTTGGTTTTGTCCGAGCTACATAATAGCTTTACTATTGCAGAGCTGTGTTGATTCAGCTGTATAGCTCATAAGCACGAAGTGTCAGACTTCAACAAGGAATCAAAGGGGAAGTCTGATTAAAGTAGTGCTTATATTTGTGGGAAACAGATTGACTACAGAGGAAAATTTTACGTTTATAGTCCAGCTTGGGTAgtggacaaagttacaaattcaacCCACTTGATTGAATATATTATTCAATTTGATCATTTGATCACTCCTGGGCAGTTTTATCTTAAACAAGCAGTTAACAAAGAGTCAAAAATGTGTAATGTCTAAACAAATCTATAGCCATAAAaccagttcattaaatttattctCTTTTTATTTAAAATCTGAGTCATCTAAATGGCATTCCAAGTATGAAGGACCTCCCACAGTTTCTTCATAGCTCAGCATCAAAGCATGGAGTTTTCCAAGCTTCAAGGGAAGGCTGGAACAGATTTTAGTGCGAGAATCTGCATCAGCAAAAGACCTGGGAGGTAGTAAACCGAATCACAGGGGGCAAGTTCAGAAGTAAATAAGAGAAAGTCGACACCATGAAACATTAGGACGACAACACAAAATTAATAAATTTAGTATTGAATTGCAAACAAGTCTTTGTAATAAATGTAGTTAACTGGTCTCTGAACATTTGCCAAATATACCATCTAAACATACTACAGAAAATCTAGCCCTAATGGGGTACACAAAAACCTGCACGTTATACTCAACAGAGGAGAACTTTTCAACTCTCACAGTAGGACCTTAAGTGTGCAGCATTTGTAAGCAGTTTCCACATCCAGGTTGAGCATTTTATCCATAAATTTTCGTACTATTGCATCAATATTACTTCATGTCAAGTTTAGGAACAATGTTCCTAAAATTTCGACTTTTGAGATGCAGAGAAGGATTAAAAACAATCCATTTGCATTGCAATCGTCAAAAATCTAGAGGCAACTATAAAACCACTTCCACTCTTCTGCATTATATAAAACTGCTCTTAAATCACTGGTGCAAAGAAATCCCAGGCTTTGAGGTCTCTATAATTCTCCATCACATGTACTCAAGTAATCACCTTACTGGAATACCATCAGGAGGTTCAAAATGTCAGGAAGGTTTTCCTGCTCTGGATTTAACAACAGTAAGATAAAGAACAGACTTAACCTGCATCCAGCAGCTTACCAGAGAGTGCAGATTAATGGACCGTGAAACTGTGGAACTTCAGTTTGAACAACGGTGATAGTTACTGTGATTTGCAAATGTGGCTGCATCTGCTAAAACACACCAACTGGTACAGCAGATGGTCAAACTGAACCAAACATATTGCCTGCTGATGTCTGTTCACACCAAAACTAACTTTGAACAGACAAACAAAAAGATTCACCTAGGCATATTCCCCCTCTATCAACACTGGCTCTGTCCCATGCATCTTggtggcaggaggatgaggggagattttataagggtatacaaaatcacgagagaaatagattgggtagatgcacacagtcttttacccagaggagaggaatcgaggaccagaggacataggttcaaggtgaaggggaaaagatttaataggaatccgaggggtaacgttttcacacagaggatggtgggtgtatggaacaagctgccatagaaggtagttgaggctgggactatcccatcgtttaagaaacagttggacaggtatatggataggacaggtttggagggttatggaccaagcgcaggcaagctgggacgttgttggccggtgtgggtgagtagagccgaagggcctgtttccacactgtatctatgacTATGAGTCAGAT
This region of Rhinoraja longicauda isolate Sanriku21f chromosome 1, sRhiLon1.1, whole genome shotgun sequence genomic DNA includes:
- the rasl11b gene encoding ras-like protein family member 11B; its protein translation is MRLVQNMSTIQEYGPGEYTPSNRVIKIAVIGGSAVGKTALVVRFLTRRFIGDYERNAGTLYSRQVQVDREQLALQVQDTPGVQVNGQSLSCNNLLNRSIQWADAIVLVYSITDYKSYEIISHLHQHVCRVHPENRVPVIIVGNKADLLHAKQVEPHHGLQLANVLGCTYYEVSASENYNDVYNAFHVLCKEISKQQMSSNAEKRKTSIIARPKSPNMLDLRRRFKQALSAKVRTATSV